The following DNA comes from Pseudopipra pipra isolate bDixPip1 chromosome 14, bDixPip1.hap1, whole genome shotgun sequence.
CTCCGCGAAGCCGAGCCCCGCTCCTGGCCGGaccccccgccgccgctccgcccgcACAGCCGCCCGCAACAGGTCCGGCGGCGGGACGGCCCCTGCCCGCGGGGGCGACCGGCCACGCAGCCCAGCGCTGCCAGACTGGACTGGGCTGCGGCGCTTCCCCGACGAAAAtctccttttttgtttaaaaaagaaaaactaacagCACCACCACCCCCCGTATATCCCACCTCCAGTGATTTAGTggagggaggggcaggggcagagagcacGAGGAGGGGTGGCTGTGCAGTGGGGGAGCCGCGCGGCTAATAAATCTTATTaaagatctattttttttcatatactgATTGGCTTGCATTCCGGCGCACCGCGGCTCCGCACGGTATTTAGCACATGCAGAAAGTTGGAGCTCATTTTAAATGGCTCGGAGGTGACTGCAATCCAGGAGCCGGCGCACTTGAGCCTCTGAGCGCTGGGGAGGGCCAGGGAAGCGCGGAGCCCTCCCGCTGGTTGGGCCCGGCCGCGGCAGCCCAGCGGGGTCCTGCCAGTCCTTCCACTGACAACACCCCGCGAAGGAGGAGCCTCGCCGGGCCGCGCAGAAGGCGTCAGGAGCTGCAATTTCCAACTTAGCATCTTGGCAGGACCCTTCGGAAAGCGAGAgcgaggaggaaggagaaaaaaaaaaagccccccagtgcaagggggagagagagagagataggAGAGAGTGGGGGGGGTGAAAAAGAGGGGAAAGCaagggggggagaaaaaggaggaagcGGTGCCCGGCTGCAGGCGAAATCGGAGCAGCAGCCCCGGCGCAGAGCAAGGTGCCGCCGCTGCCCAGCTGGCGAGGGCGGAGAGGCGCCCGCGAAGCCCCGGCCGCAGCCGCCCCAGCCCGGCAGCGCGGCCGCTCCCTCCCGGCGCCTTGGGCTCTCGGGTATATGTGTGCGCCTGGCCATGTCGTATCCTCAGGGTTACTTGTACCAGCCGTCAGCGTCCTTGGCTCTCTACTCCTGTCCGGCGTACAGCACCAGCGTGATCTCCGGACCCAGGACCGATGAACTTGGGAGATCTTCTTCGGGCTCCGCTTTTTCCCCTTATGCCGGATCTACCGCCTTTACCGCCCCTTCCCCGGGTTACAACTCCCATCTCCAGTACGGCACCGacccggccgccgccgccgccgccgccttcACTTCCTACGTGGTAAGAGCAGCCGCGGGCAGGCGGCACCGCGCCGGGCACGACGGCATCCCGCGGGCGCCTGCCCCCCCTCCCGGGCCTGCTTTTTgttcccattttatttttgagatCTCGGGGACAAAAGGGAGCGCGGCTCCCCGCATCGCCGCCCAACTTTCCCGCATCGCCGCCGTGCGCTGCCGCACACTGTTGCTGGCGGCAGCGGCGGACAGGGCCGGGCGCGGGGGGAGCCACCAGCACGGCCAGGGAGAGCGGGACCGGGGCAGGCAGGGACCGGTTTCATTccctataaaaaaaataatatttttaaaaaaatatatgtatataaaacaGCAGTCGTAATTCCTCAACAATTAGCTTATTGTGATTGAAAAGGGAATAAACCCAGCACCGGTCGGCGATGGGAGAAATCCAGGCGATAAACCCAGGCAACTTTCCCCTGCACGGCGATAATTAGGCTGCTTAAATATTGCAGAGCTCTAATCCCATGGCCGCGAGCTGCTCCGCGGGGCTGTGCGGGAAGTGAAGGGGATGGCAGGGCACTGCGCCGCCGTGCGCGCCCGCGGGGCACCGCGGCGCCGGCCCGGGTGCAGGACATCCCCGCCGCAGAGCTGCGGCCGCCGCCAGCGCCCCGCAGCTCCCCCAAAAGCCCGGCGAGTTTTGCTCAGCTTCTGCCCTCTGTTTAGGGTCTGGGCAGAGTTTCAcagttccttctttctttttttctgtgttctttttttttctctttcttttctctgagctttctcttttccctcctcttcgccctttttttgtttatcttttatcttcttttcttctcttttctcttctcttcttctctttattttttcctcctcctgctccaggccagGCAGAGGAGCGGCCCAGTCCGCCCGGCCGCCTGGGCCCGGCAGGTTGCCTACGGCGATCGCAGCGCGGGGGGAAGGCTCCGGTCCCCCTGCCGCTGTCCGCCCCCACGCCGCGATGCCCACTTGCTTTTCCGCTCCTGCATTTGGGGGAGAGGCGCTGGATTGCTGCAGGCAGCCGGTGGCCTCCTGGGGCCGGAGACTCCCGGCCCCCCAGGAGTTCCCAGGCCCTTCCGCCCGTCCTCCCGGGAAAGAGCCGGGGGAGAAGCCAGGCAGGGCCCGGCGCCGGGGGAGAGGCTGCAGGGCGCGGGCAGGGGCCGCAGGCAGGCCCTGGCGCTGCCCTTGCCGTGTCATTGCCGCCCCGCGGTCGCCTGACCTCGCCTCGTTGGGCcgctctcccctctctccccagggTTCGCCCTACGACCACACGCCGGGCATGGCCGGTTCCCTGGGGTACCACCCGTACGCGGCGCCGCTCGGCTCCTACCCATACGGGGACCCCGCATACCGTAAGAACGCGACGCGGGACGCCACGGCCACCCTCAAGGCCTGGCTCAACGAGCACCGGAAAAACCCCTACCCCACCAAGGGCGAGAAGATCATGCTGGCCATCATCACCAAAATGACCCTCACCCAGGTGTCCACCTGGTTCGCCAACGCGCGGCGGCGGCTCAAGAAGGAGAACAAAATGACCTGGACCCCGCGAAACCGCAGCGAGGacgaggaggaagaggagaacaTAGACCTGGAGAAAAACGACGAGGACGAGCCCCAGAAactggaggagaagggggaCCCCGGGACGCCAGACACAGGTAGAACGGCGGGCTCGGCCGGGTCACCGCGCCCCTGCCCTCGAGGCTGCCCCCGGCCCGGTGCGGGGCGGCGGTGGCGGGGCTGCCTGTCCCCTCGAGCGGGCAACCGTGGCGGGGGGAGCCGGCGGGCAGCGGTGCGGGCCTGGCGACGGCGGGGACCGAGGAGTGGGCGGCGAAGTGGGTGGGCGGGTTTGGGGGGCGCAGGGTGAGCCCGAGAGCTGCCCCCCACCCCTCTCCTTTCCACCCCCAGGAGCGACGGATCCCAAGGCAGCGCCGGGCTGCGAGCGCCTCCAGGAGTCCCCCGGCCCCCGGGAGACCGAGAGCGGCCTCAGCGACTCGGATTGCAAAGAGACGGCGGAGGAGCGGCTCGACGGGCCGCCCGTCCACCCCAAGGCGCCCGGCGCTTCCCCGCTGGGACCGTGCCCGGCGGGCCGCGGGCTGCCGCCGGCGGGCGGCGAGGAGCCCCCGCCGTACCGCCCGCCCTCCGCCGCGGCCGGGCCGCCGCACGCCGCCGACCTGCACCCGCTGCTGCCCGCCGCCACCGGCGCCTCCGTCATCCACTCGCCGCAGCAGGCGGCCCTCGCCAAGCCCAAGCTCTGGTCGCTGGCCGAGATCGCCACCTCGGCGGACAAGGCGAAGGAGGCCGGCGGCGAGGCGGCGCCCCCCGGCACCGCCGTGCTGGGCGGCGGCGGCCCGTCGCGTTcgccgccgcggccgcgctcGCCGGCCGCGCAGTGCCCCTTCCCCAACGGGGCGGTCCTGCCCCGGCCGCTCTACTACACGGCGCCCTTCTACCCCGGCTACACGAACTACGGCTCCTTCGGGGCCCTGCACGGGCACCCCGCCGgtggccccgccgccgccgcccccggcgcCCACTTCAATGGATTAAACCAGACTGTCCTCAGCAGAGCCGAGAGCCTGGCTAAAGACACTAAAATGATCAGGAGCCAGTCCCAAGTAGACCTTTGCAAAGACTCACCTTACGAACTGAAGAAAGGTATGTCCAACATTTAATATCGGCTTCTCCTCCCTAACCCCTCCTGGGActgtggttttgttctttttttttttttttaatttatttgaaagaaataataaattgcTTTGGCAGTTATTTTTTCActaccaaaagaaaaacaaaacaaaacaaacagaaaaagaccagctcccccctctctcccagcACCCTCTTCAAAAGTTTATAGAGTCTATTGGAAATGGCTGGGTGGAAACCGCCCAGAAATGTCTTAAGCAAGTGAAAAGCAAAGGAGTGACAcgctctctctcacacacacaaagaagaAAGATTTGTATTAAATCTTATTCTGTATATTTAATGTAgcttttttgtatttaaattgaTAATACAGTATCTTTGAAGTAAATTATGAAATCAAGACACCTGTACAGGCATTAATGTTGTTTTcgtaatataaatatatacatttctgtgtctttttccGAATTGTTtcatagttttaaaatatatatatacaagtttaatttaatttttttatgcctattgttttttttcccttgggtgTGAGTTAAACCATAATgcaaaaacagaacaaaaaaaaggaaataggtTATACGTATTAGATACAAAAAACTGCAGCCGCCTTtgtaaaatgcaaatatttaattaaaagagatttttaacaGAATCAAAACCACTCTCTTTTTGCAACGGGCATATACGTGCatagctgaggaaaaaaaaatacatgcgTTAAAAGAGACGCGGGGCTCCATTTAGGACCTCACAGTAGTACCTGAAGTGTTTTTCGAAGTGACAGGCAATTTCTAAAAGGTCGGGGGGCTCCGGAGACGAGAGCCGCCCGCGGGGCCGGGagaggcggcggcggcagcgggccggggccgggcgcgggAGGGACGCTGTTCCCGGAGGTGAAGGCTTAAATCAGGCCACGCACAAAAGCACTTGTTAGAAACACCAAATCGAAGCGCAGTCCCATCTTTTAACCTAATTACTTCCAATCAGTGTCGTGTTTTATGCAAAGCAATCAGCTGGTGAACTTTGCTAATGAGTTCGATTTTCTGCCAGATTTAGCCCGCGTCGCTGCTGCAGcggtgcggcggcggcggccgaggccGGCGACTGCACGGGCAAATGCTCTCGGTGCGGcgggggctgccccggccccttcccttcccccgctcccctcccccGGCGCGCTgccccgctgcccccggcccGCGGGACGGGGCGGTCCGGGGACCGCCCGCGGGCGCGCAGTCCCGCGCAGGGCCGGCCGCGGGCGCGGTGCTCCCGGCGCTGGCAGGTAGGTGTCACACTCGGCCCGGGTTTGGCTCCCGCCGCCCGCTCGGCCGTGCGGgagccccgcggggccgccgcgctCCGCTCCGCGCTGCGCCCTAGCGAGTGGTGGGGCAggggccgcgccgccggggCAGTTCCAGCCACCAGACGTCCCTTGGGTGCGGGGAAAGAGAATTCCCCGAGCCCTCTCCGCGCCGTTCCGCCACTCCAAAGCCCAAGGCAGGGGAAAGTGGGTCCCCGAGTGGATTAAGGGTTCCCCAGCGGCATTGGGCGCGGAACCTCGAACCAAAAGTCAGTCCCCGTCGGTACGGCTGTCCGAGCAGACCAGGTCCCCTCCGAACAAATAATGGCGAGGACTGTTCCAGCACTCAGCTCCGGGGACGGGTCTCTCCCTGTTCGTTGTGGATTTTGTGAATGTCAGCTATACAGTGACATTGCCACTGCTGATGTGATGGGAGTATGACTGAGaccgctggggctggggctgagacACCCCTCCATTtgcttgggtttctttccttTACGAGCCAGATAATTATTTTGTAATCTCTTCAACTTTGTCAGAGCCATTTATTAGCTGTAACAGGTTTATTCATGCATATTTACGTTTTACGGGATTTTAAATAGTAGTTTGTATTTTGGGTTTTAAAGATGCAGTCCATGTTCGCTGGGTTATACGACTGTTTTGTAGAGaatctgttttaaaatcaaaattcttTCAAGCTGAATCAAATATTCCAGGGATAATATTAGgttattttgtcattttataaattagaaatgaattttttaaaaacgcTCGAATTCCTCTGTTGGATATTTCATTTCCTGTCGGGGAGACCTGCAGGAAGGCGTATTTTTCGCTCAGCAGTGCGCTTTACTGTACTCACCTGCCCTGTTTAAAACGGGATAAAGTTCTCGCAGTGAGGAGTAGGGTAGAGCTGGACCAGGCAGAAGCAGCCCCGATGTGCGGGGCTGGAGGCAAAGCGCCGCAGGCCGCCTCCCGCCCGGGCTCTCCTGGCACCATCCCCCCGGCGGAGATCGCCTCCGGCTGAACTCGGGGGAAACTCCCAAGCGCCCTTTGCTATAGGGAGCGACAAAACCCCTCCGGACCGCGCTCCCGAGACAACAGGTCCCGCAGAGAAACGACTACCTCAAAATAAATAGGTTTTAATTATTCATCTagctatggattttttttaattgtcgCTCTACCTTTCTCCAGCTGATCTTCCGATCTCTGAAAAAGCTATTTTGCAAAGCAGCTTAGGAGCTTCGCTCGTTCAAAAGCCCTATTCCTTATAATCGGGGCTATTCTGAATAGGTCTATTAGCGATCTCAATACGGTTTTCGTTTGATGTATAAATTCCTAAGGGAATTAACCGTTTCCTTTAGGTTGCAGCCTGTCGCTTATTTTAAACCATAACTATTATTGTAGCCCCATCCATTTCATACAA
Coding sequences within:
- the IRX5 gene encoding iroquois-class homeodomain protein IRX-5 gives rise to the protein MSYPQGYLYQPSASLALYSCPAYSTSVISGPRTDELGRSSSGSAFSPYAGSTAFTAPSPGYNSHLQYGTDPAAAAAAAFTSYVGSPYDHTPGMAGSLGYHPYAAPLGSYPYGDPAYRKNATRDATATLKAWLNEHRKNPYPTKGEKIMLAIITKMTLTQVSTWFANARRRLKKENKMTWTPRNRSEDEEEEENIDLEKNDEDEPQKLEEKGDPGTPDTGATDPKAAPGCERLQESPGPRETESGLSDSDCKETAEERLDGPPVHPKAPGASPLGPCPAGRGLPPAGGEEPPPYRPPSAAAGPPHAADLHPLLPAATGASVIHSPQQAALAKPKLWSLAEIATSADKAKEAGGEAAPPGTAVLGGGGPSRSPPRPRSPAAQCPFPNGAVLPRPLYYTAPFYPGYTNYGSFGALHGHPAGGPAAAAPGAHFNGLNQTVLSRAESLAKDTKMIRSQSQVDLCKDSPYELKKGMSNI